In Geopsychrobacter electrodiphilus DSM 16401, a single window of DNA contains:
- a CDS encoding cysteine hydrolase family protein, producing MNDCLILVDLQNDYFPGGTMELVGTAKAAANAQLLLHKFRRGNLPIIHIQHISARPGATFFIPETHGAEINKIVAPQAGEKVVVKNYPNSFRETSLLEILKDKKIKNLIICGAMSHMCIDATTRAAFDLGFNCVVAEDACATRDLLFKGKTIKASEVHASFMAALSAPYAKIDATEEIIRGLT from the coding sequence ATGAATGATTGTCTCATCCTGGTTGATCTGCAAAATGACTATTTCCCCGGCGGTACTATGGAGCTTGTCGGTACTGCAAAGGCAGCGGCAAATGCGCAGTTGCTTTTGCATAAATTCAGAAGGGGAAATTTGCCAATCATTCACATTCAGCACATTTCAGCCCGACCAGGCGCCACCTTTTTCATACCAGAAACACATGGGGCTGAAATAAATAAAATCGTTGCACCACAAGCCGGAGAAAAGGTAGTGGTGAAAAACTACCCCAACAGTTTTCGAGAGACCTCCCTGCTGGAAATATTAAAAGATAAGAAAATTAAGAACCTGATCATCTGCGGCGCGATGAGCCACATGTGTATCGATGCAACAACCAGAGCGGCGTTTGATCTTGGTTTTAACTGTGTCGTTGCCGAGGATGCGTGTGCGACAAGGGATCTGCTTTTTAAAGGGAAAACCATAAAGGCATCAGAGGTTCACGCCTCTTTTATGGCCGCCCTTTCTGCCCCTTACGCTAAAATCGATGCGACAGAAGAAATTATCAGAGGCCTGACATAG
- a CDS encoding GFA family protein codes for MDETKLNGSCLCGRVKYTISTELNNFYFCHCEQCRKLTGSSFASNILAKPVEIKWISGNENIKRFDYPGGRSFTNVFCNECGSRLPFLNESGKTLFIPAGSLDCDPNIRPDKNIFWADKSPWYEDGINASRCNGFP; via the coding sequence ATGGATGAAACGAAACTCAACGGAAGCTGCTTGTGTGGCAGAGTGAAATATACAATATCAACGGAACTAAATAATTTTTATTTTTGCCATTGTGAGCAATGTCGAAAGTTAACAGGTTCTTCTTTTGCGTCAAATATATTAGCTAAACCAGTTGAAATAAAGTGGATTTCAGGAAATGAAAATATAAAACGCTTTGACTATCCTGGAGGCAGGTCTTTCACAAATGTGTTTTGCAATGAATGTGGTTCCCGCCTGCCATTTCTCAATGAAAGCGGTAAGACACTTTTTATCCCTGCTGGCTCTCTTGACTGTGACCCGAATATTCGACCGGATAAGAACATCTTCTGGGCTGACAAATCCCCATGGTATGAGGATGGAATAAATGCATCAAGATGTAATGGCTTTCCATAA
- a CDS encoding class I SAM-dependent methyltransferase, with product MIEKKFDPKKLHKLNDPQRLIDIPPDYIWEKLHLEKPDIFVEIGAGTAFFSIAFLQKFKPSTIYACDLSEVMINWMKENVSSKYPAIIPVKAEEYTVPLEDGIADLVFMINLHHELENPSLSVEEAYRILKPDGKIFIADWKKEDMPEGPPTKIRCLPENVKQQMINAGFKDVAIYSELQKHFLVVGKRAIYT from the coding sequence ATGATTGAAAAGAAATTTGATCCCAAAAAATTACACAAATTGAATGATCCCCAGAGGTTGATAGATATTCCTCCTGATTATATTTGGGAAAAATTGCATCTGGAGAAACCAGATATCTTTGTTGAAATAGGTGCTGGAACAGCATTTTTCAGTATTGCGTTTCTTCAAAAATTTAAACCTTCGACCATATATGCTTGTGACCTATCCGAAGTAATGATCAACTGGATGAAGGAAAATGTGTCTTCGAAGTATCCCGCTATTATTCCCGTAAAGGCTGAAGAGTATACTGTGCCACTTGAAGACGGAATTGCAGACCTGGTGTTTATGATTAACCTTCATCATGAATTAGAGAACCCTTCATTGTCAGTTGAAGAAGCCTACAGGATCTTGAAACCAGATGGAAAAATCTTTATTGCCGATTGGAAAAAGGAAGATATGCCTGAGGGGCCGCCTACAAAAATCAGATGTTTGCCCGAAAATGTTAAGCAACAAATGATCAATGCCGGATTTAAAGATGTAGCTATTTATAGTGAATTACAAAAGCATTTTTTGGTTGTCGGAAAAAGGGCTATCTACACATAA
- a CDS encoding DUF2254 domain-containing protein, which yields MASIVSADRVRFLLNRLRDRLWVKPLAVCLVSIVAAFVAKLADGTTLAQFAPVISADSIETLLSTMAASMLVIATFSVTAMVSAYASAGSTATPRSFTLVVADDVSQNALSTFVGAFIFSIVSLTAAKNGYFETAGLFILFVQTLIVFGTVIITFVRWVDRIARLGRMGSTIDKVEQATARALKRRREAPTLRGLPARSQPHGRAVFATSVGYVQHIDIAALQTWAEEAQVRVVVAALPGTFAAPGRALAFVSTRPDDQTEIDCKCVVDSFHIGGDRLFDDDPRFGLVVLSEIAGRALSPAVNDPGTAIDIIGTLLRLLVLWSKSELAEEKRTLKFDRVEVPEISVRDMFDDAFTAIARDGAGVVEVSVRLQKALHSLASNGDAEMRDAAEYHGRLALKRARSALHLAEDLTAVQDAARFAEAAASSETQRATSLD from the coding sequence ATGGCCTCAATCGTTTCGGCGGACCGCGTCAGGTTTCTCCTCAATCGGCTTCGCGATCGGCTCTGGGTGAAGCCATTGGCAGTCTGCCTAGTATCAATCGTGGCAGCGTTCGTCGCAAAACTCGCTGATGGTACTACGTTAGCGCAGTTCGCGCCTGTGATTTCAGCGGACTCCATCGAGACTCTGCTGTCCACCATGGCTGCCAGCATGCTGGTAATTGCGACCTTTTCGGTGACGGCCATGGTGTCGGCCTACGCCTCGGCAGGCAGCACGGCAACTCCGCGGTCATTCACTTTGGTCGTAGCCGACGACGTATCACAGAACGCCCTTTCTACCTTTGTTGGTGCATTCATTTTCAGCATCGTATCACTCACGGCGGCGAAGAACGGCTACTTCGAGACGGCAGGCCTCTTTATCCTCTTCGTCCAGACGTTGATCGTTTTCGGCACGGTCATCATCACTTTTGTCCGCTGGGTTGACCGCATCGCCCGCCTCGGACGCATGGGATCGACGATCGACAAGGTTGAACAGGCGACCGCCAGGGCCCTGAAACGGCGGCGGGAGGCACCAACCCTTCGCGGTTTGCCGGCGCGGTCCCAGCCGCACGGACGAGCAGTGTTCGCGACGAGCGTGGGTTACGTGCAACACATCGACATCGCCGCGCTCCAGACGTGGGCGGAGGAAGCCCAGGTGCGGGTGGTAGTCGCGGCTCTGCCGGGCACGTTTGCCGCCCCCGGCCGGGCACTGGCGTTCGTCAGCACCCGCCCAGACGATCAGACCGAGATTGACTGCAAGTGCGTCGTCGATTCGTTCCATATTGGAGGCGATCGTCTTTTCGACGACGACCCACGATTTGGTTTAGTGGTGCTGTCGGAAATCGCGGGTCGCGCCTTGTCGCCCGCCGTCAATGATCCCGGTACGGCAATAGATATCATCGGGACACTGCTACGGCTCCTTGTTTTGTGGAGTAAGTCTGAGCTCGCTGAAGAAAAACGTACGCTGAAGTTCGACCGCGTAGAAGTGCCGGAAATCTCGGTGCGGGACATGTTCGATGACGCTTTCACGGCGATCGCCCGTGACGGCGCTGGCGTGGTCGAGGTGTCAGTGCGGCTACAGAAGGCGCTTCATTCTCTCGCATCAAACGGCGATGCGGAAATGCGAGATGCCGCCGAATATCACGGGCGGCTGGCACTGAAGCGTGCGCGGAGTGCGCTGCATTTGGCGGAGGACTTAACGGCCGTTCAAGACGCCGCCAGGTTCGCGGAGGCCGCTGCTTCGTCAGAAACTCAGCGAGCCACATCATTGGATTAG
- a CDS encoding DMT family transporter encodes MPSSILYALLSLVFAGVNDVVFKRYAAKDRSRGAYVFGIGLIWVILQLPTALAGGVEFHFASVTLVYGLIAGLFLTASNLLLLESLTHIDASLGSTIYRLNTMGVVVLALLFLNESLGLYKGVGIAAGILAVFLLYRRDGHSHQVTQRTFLLYFTLAVVASLFRALYGVTSKAGLLNGASLQPMLILGALSWVVGGAGYAFFREGRLRMTRIKATYSLISGVLVFLIVNSLLLAIEHGQASTVIPIANMSFILALILSVALGMERFTPRKFAAVAAAVCSILLLTLA; translated from the coding sequence ATGCCATCTTCCATCCTTTACGCACTGTTGAGTCTTGTTTTCGCTGGGGTGAATGATGTTGTGTTTAAGCGATATGCGGCAAAGGATCGCTCACGCGGTGCCTATGTCTTCGGGATCGGACTGATCTGGGTCATTTTGCAGCTGCCCACTGCATTAGCTGGCGGAGTCGAGTTTCATTTTGCCAGCGTGACGTTGGTTTACGGGTTGATCGCAGGTTTGTTCCTGACGGCATCCAACCTGCTGCTGCTTGAGAGTCTGACGCATATCGACGCCAGTCTTGGTTCAACCATCTATCGGCTCAATACCATGGGCGTAGTGGTATTGGCGTTGCTGTTCCTTAATGAATCACTGGGGCTCTATAAAGGGGTTGGCATCGCAGCAGGAATCCTGGCGGTTTTTCTACTCTATCGGCGGGACGGGCATAGCCACCAGGTCACGCAGCGAACATTTTTGCTCTATTTCACCCTTGCGGTGGTGGCTTCCCTGTTTCGGGCACTTTACGGGGTAACCTCTAAGGCTGGCCTGCTCAATGGAGCGTCCCTTCAACCGATGCTGATTCTCGGTGCGCTCAGCTGGGTTGTCGGTGGTGCAGGGTACGCATTTTTTCGAGAAGGACGTCTGCGGATGACGCGCATCAAGGCGACCTATTCGCTTATTTCCGGAGTATTGGTCTTTCTGATTGTCAATTCTCTCCTGCTCGCCATCGAACATGGTCAGGCCAGTACGGTTATCCCCATCGCCAATATGAGCTTTATCCTCGCTCTCATTTTGTCGGTAGCGCTTGGAATGGAACGCTTTACCCCGCGCAAGTTTGCGGCAGTTGCGGCGGCCGTTTGCTCAATCTTATTACTGACTCTCGCTTAG
- a CDS encoding GNAT family N-acetyltransferase: MIDFNRILQAEDVLLRPISREDAASFKALTREEPMWTYFTSDLSLENELDEWINSALKQLEEQSRLAFSIIDKSIGKIVGSTSFGNISRRDQRIEIGWTWLGQEYLGQGLNDQAKYLMIKHCFEDLDVERVEFKTDVLNAPARRALTRIGMVEEGILRSHTLMTHGRRRDTVFYSLLRAEWAAIKIRNAWG; encoded by the coding sequence ATGATTGATTTCAATCGAATACTCCAGGCGGAAGATGTCCTGTTAAGGCCAATTTCACGTGAAGACGCAGCCTCATTCAAAGCGTTAACAAGAGAAGAGCCCATGTGGACGTATTTTACGAGTGATTTATCGCTTGAGAATGAACTCGATGAGTGGATCAATTCGGCGTTAAAGCAATTGGAGGAACAATCAAGGCTCGCCTTTTCAATTATCGACAAGTCAATAGGCAAGATTGTGGGTTCAACAAGCTTCGGAAATATTTCACGTCGTGACCAAAGGATTGAGATCGGGTGGACCTGGCTTGGCCAGGAATACCTAGGTCAGGGATTGAACGATCAAGCGAAATACTTAATGATTAAGCACTGTTTCGAAGATTTAGATGTTGAACGTGTTGAATTTAAAACTGATGTCCTGAATGCACCCGCAAGGAGAGCATTGACCCGAATCGGAATGGTGGAAGAAGGGATCTTGAGAAGCCATACGCTTATGACTCATGGTCGCCGACGGGACACTGTTTTTTATAGTCTATTGCGAGCGGAATGGGCTGCGATTAAAATCAGAAACGCCTGGGGATAG
- a CDS encoding GNAT family N-acetyltransferase gives MNNFTVRKAGPEDAQLILNFIAELAKYEEAEHQVLATRESILESLFSKNATAKALICSLHNKPIGYAVYFYNYSTWLGKNGLYLEDLYISPNHRNCGAGKFLLNHLAQLAVANDCGRFEWCVLDWNEPAIKFYEKIGAKAQKEWVIYRLTGEDLRSFAKAK, from the coding sequence ATGAACAATTTTACGGTAAGAAAAGCCGGACCCGAAGATGCTCAATTAATCCTGAATTTTATTGCCGAACTGGCAAAGTATGAAGAAGCAGAGCATCAGGTTCTCGCCACGCGTGAAAGCATACTTGAATCGCTCTTCTCAAAAAACGCCACTGCCAAAGCTCTCATTTGCTCTCTTCACAACAAACCCATTGGTTATGCGGTCTACTTTTACAATTATTCTACCTGGCTCGGAAAGAACGGGCTTTATCTCGAAGATCTCTACATTTCACCAAACCACCGCAATTGTGGTGCCGGAAAATTTCTACTGAACCATTTGGCACAGCTGGCGGTTGCAAATGACTGTGGCCGTTTTGAATGGTGCGTTTTGGATTGGAATGAACCTGCTATCAAATTTTACGAAAAAATTGGTGCAAAAGCTCAAAAGGAGTGGGTTATTTATCGCTTAACGGGCGAAGATCTCAGGTCATTTGCAAAGGCCAAATAA
- a CDS encoding lipid-A-disaccharide synthase N-terminal domain-containing protein — protein sequence MNETIVIFLGIRVTAWKLIGYTGVFLFTSRWFLQLWASKKAGRPMIPRLFWILSMAGSILCLLYFVFGKNDSVGILAYLFPCGVSGYNLYLDITHKKNEEKKNAPPSNQAHGK from the coding sequence ATGAACGAGACAATTGTAATCTTTTTAGGAATTCGTGTCACAGCCTGGAAACTCATCGGTTATACAGGTGTTTTCCTCTTCACTTCTCGCTGGTTTTTACAGCTATGGGCATCCAAAAAAGCAGGCAGACCAATGATTCCCCGTCTATTCTGGATACTCAGCATGGCTGGAAGCATTTTATGCCTGCTCTATTTCGTTTTCGGCAAGAATGACTCAGTGGGCATTCTTGCGTATCTCTTTCCTTGCGGCGTGTCTGGCTATAATTTGTATTTGGATATCACCCACAAGAAAAATGAAGAAAAGAAAAACGCCCCACCATCAAATCAAGCGCACGGGAAATAG
- a CDS encoding antibiotic biosynthesis monooxygenase family protein: protein MYAVIFRAEIKGLDEAYFEMASRMRDLAINKYGCVEFRAVTERNQEIAISYWNNQDQIKAWKNDPEHQKAQELGKSKWYKAYQVQITEIIRKY from the coding sequence ATGTACGCGGTAATATTTAGGGCAGAAATTAAAGGACTCGATGAGGCCTATTTTGAAATGGCCTCTCGTATGCGAGATCTGGCAATAAATAAATATGGCTGCGTTGAATTCAGGGCCGTGACTGAAAGAAATCAGGAAATCGCGATATCATATTGGAACAATCAGGACCAAATAAAGGCATGGAAAAACGACCCGGAACATCAAAAAGCACAAGAGCTGGGTAAATCCAAATGGTACAAGGCGTATCAGGTTCAAATTACTGAAATTATACGAAAGTATTGA
- a CDS encoding DMT family transporter has translation MPNSSNSSNRASSPSFIALGAACSAGFLWGTGAVVVNVLIAKHGFTPENISFWRFAVGAVILLAVFGRRIHWQQLRPLIMTVLAAGTAMAGYVLCWFLGIEHIGAAIPTLIALCLPPVLVTVFALVRGQETLNVQLFAVLAAALTGTILIVSRHDAGAGTTDQHELIIGVSYSLGSAMLYAGFALISGRLSTRLGAGQATTCLTVVAALVMGLSSLYRPIYWPTGVPPQAWFLYLGVVTAALALLAFSWGAARLSPTALTVATLVEPLTAVLLAALFLGEQLGAWQWFGGFLLLFSIWGLGRRRTLPAV, from the coding sequence ATGCCCAATTCATCCAACAGCTCTAACCGAGCATCTTCACCATCGTTCATTGCCCTCGGTGCAGCCTGTTCCGCGGGCTTCCTTTGGGGGACTGGTGCTGTGGTAGTGAATGTGCTCATCGCTAAACATGGTTTCACGCCTGAGAACATCTCATTCTGGCGCTTCGCTGTTGGTGCTGTGATACTGCTCGCGGTATTCGGGAGACGTATTCATTGGCAACAGCTGCGACCTCTTATAATGACAGTGCTCGCCGCCGGCACTGCCATGGCCGGATACGTTCTGTGCTGGTTTCTTGGAATTGAACACATTGGAGCCGCAATTCCAACATTGATCGCCTTATGCCTACCGCCAGTCCTTGTGACAGTCTTCGCGCTTGTTCGGGGTCAGGAAACACTTAACGTTCAACTTTTTGCTGTGTTAGCGGCCGCCTTGACTGGTACGATCTTAATCGTGTCGCGACATGACGCTGGAGCGGGCACTACAGATCAACACGAACTGATCATTGGCGTCTCGTATTCTCTCGGATCTGCAATGCTCTATGCAGGTTTTGCGCTCATCAGCGGCCGTCTTTCTACCCGGCTCGGTGCCGGGCAGGCAACCACGTGCTTGACTGTCGTTGCAGCTTTGGTCATGGGCCTCTCCTCGCTGTACCGGCCTATTTACTGGCCAACCGGCGTTCCACCCCAAGCCTGGTTCCTTTACCTTGGTGTGGTGACTGCCGCACTTGCGCTGCTCGCCTTCAGTTGGGGTGCCGCGCGGCTATCCCCAACAGCATTGACGGTTGCCACCCTGGTCGAACCACTCACCGCAGTGTTGCTGGCGGCCCTCTTTCTAGGTGAGCAACTGGGGGCCTGGCAGTGGTTCGGTGGATTTCTGCTCTTGTTTAGTATCTGGGGTCTTGGGCGCAGGCGGACCTTGCCGGCAGTGTAG
- a CDS encoding NYN domain-containing protein: protein MDNTQRIALLIDCDNVSYNSIEGVLEEIAKYGKVTVRHAHGDWKSEHLSGWIEKLHPNAIRPLQQFAYTTGKNATDSAMIIDAMDLLYSKTVDAFALMTSDSDFTPLVMRLLESGFTVFGFGEKKTPLPFVNACSQFIYTENLAKSLDEKKNNGSNKSKKSRNELRGDTELVTLLRTAVEQTAGDDGWSHLGQVGSYISNNSSFSSVNYGYLKLSDLIRASELFEIEIKKDNSGMYVKDKKK from the coding sequence ATGGATAATACGCAACGCATTGCATTGCTAATAGATTGCGACAATGTCAGCTACAACTCCATTGAAGGCGTTCTAGAGGAAATCGCAAAATATGGGAAAGTCACTGTGCGTCATGCACACGGTGACTGGAAGAGCGAACACCTGTCCGGGTGGATCGAAAAATTACATCCAAATGCTATACGCCCGCTTCAGCAATTTGCGTACACCACCGGAAAAAATGCTACTGACTCTGCAATGATTATTGATGCAATGGACTTGCTGTACAGTAAAACTGTTGACGCCTTTGCACTAATGACCAGCGATAGCGATTTCACTCCATTAGTAATGCGTTTACTCGAAAGTGGATTTACCGTATTCGGTTTTGGAGAAAAGAAAACCCCACTTCCTTTTGTTAATGCCTGCTCTCAGTTTATTTATACCGAAAATTTAGCTAAGTCCTTGGATGAAAAAAAGAACAATGGCAGTAATAAATCAAAAAAATCACGAAATGAACTTCGTGGTGATACCGAGCTTGTAACCCTTCTAAGAACAGCAGTAGAACAAACAGCAGGCGACGATGGCTGGTCACATTTAGGCCAAGTGGGTAGTTATATTTCAAATAATAGCTCATTTTCTTCAGTAAACTATGGGTACTTAAAGCTTAGCGATCTCATAAGAGCTAGTGAATTATTTGAAATAGAAATTAAAAAAGATAATAGTGGTATGTATGTGAAGGACAAGAAAAAATAA
- a CDS encoding DUF1294 domain-containing protein: MRTKGKITSWNEAKGFGFITPISGGKRIFVHIKEFRNRNQRPAIGQIVTYALSSDKQGRPCAVEATLPGDRRPEKTKRKSGSLSIVVAVLFLIVVGISVLSSKIPPYILGLYMVLSLLTFIIYALDKSAAKNGAWRAEESTLHLLSLAGGWPGALIAQQKLRHKSKKQSFRSVFWVTVLLNCGAFAWLFTPNGVATLQFYYW, from the coding sequence ATGCGAACTAAAGGAAAAATAACTTCTTGGAATGAAGCAAAGGGATTTGGATTTATTACGCCTATTTCTGGCGGAAAACGAATTTTTGTTCATATCAAAGAATTCCGCAACCGCAATCAACGTCCGGCGATTGGTCAGATAGTAACTTACGCACTCTCTTCCGACAAACAAGGCAGACCATGCGCTGTAGAAGCCACATTACCTGGTGATCGACGCCCCGAGAAAACAAAACGGAAGAGCGGTTCCCTTTCAATCGTTGTTGCTGTTTTATTTCTCATCGTTGTTGGAATCTCTGTTCTCTCATCCAAAATTCCGCCTTACATTCTCGGGCTATACATGGTTCTTAGCCTACTAACCTTTATCATTTACGCATTAGATAAATCGGCCGCCAAGAATGGGGCGTGGCGAGCTGAAGAAAGTACCCTACACCTACTGTCATTAGCAGGAGGTTGGCCAGGTGCCCTCATCGCCCAGCAAAAGTTGCGTCACAAATCCAAGAAACAATCATTTCGCTCTGTATTTTGGGTAACAGTATTGTTGAATTGCGGAGCGTTTGCATGGCTGTTCACGCCAAACGGGGTTGCTACACTACAGTTCTATTATTGGTAA
- a CDS encoding IS110 family transposase — MENFSTAFVGLDVHKNSIDIAIAEFGRTGEVRHYGAVGGDLDALGKAVRKLRSRHSTLHFAYEAGPCGYEVYRYLHGQGLDCVVIAPSLIPRRPGDRIKTDRRDALQLARLHRSGELTPIYVPHPEDEAIRDLVRCREDARIARHKSRQQLKALLLRNGIRYEGKSSWIPAHLRWLSELRLPQPAQQIAFQEYLDATSNAQERVERLERQISVQIDSWRMKPLIAAYQSLRGVQLVVAATVAAELGDLRRFDNPRQLSAYVGLVPSEHSSGASTRRGGITKTGNVHVRRILVEAAWAYRLPPRVSRIIRLRQENLPSAINEISWQAQLRLCGRYRRLMASGKCKQQTVTAIARELLGYLWAIAKEVRVG, encoded by the coding sequence ATGGAAAATTTTAGCACAGCTTTCGTCGGCTTGGACGTCCACAAAAATTCTATCGATATCGCCATTGCCGAATTTGGTCGTACTGGCGAGGTTCGGCATTACGGTGCTGTCGGCGGCGATCTCGATGCTCTCGGCAAAGCGGTGCGCAAGCTGCGCTCGCGTCATTCCACTCTCCACTTTGCCTACGAAGCTGGCCCCTGTGGCTATGAGGTTTATCGCTACCTGCATGGACAAGGTCTCGACTGCGTGGTGATTGCCCCATCGCTGATTCCGAGGCGTCCCGGAGATCGTATCAAGACCGATCGTCGTGATGCCCTGCAACTTGCGCGTCTTCATCGCTCTGGGGAATTAACCCCGATCTATGTGCCGCATCCTGAGGATGAAGCGATTCGCGACCTGGTTCGCTGTCGTGAGGATGCCCGGATTGCCCGGCATAAATCTCGCCAGCAGTTGAAAGCGCTGCTGTTGCGCAACGGTATCCGCTACGAGGGTAAGTCCTCCTGGATTCCGGCCCACCTGCGCTGGTTGTCTGAACTGCGTTTGCCGCAACCAGCCCAGCAGATCGCCTTCCAAGAGTATCTCGATGCCACGAGCAACGCTCAAGAGCGGGTCGAGCGACTAGAGAGACAGATCAGTGTCCAGATCGATTCCTGGCGGATGAAACCGTTGATCGCTGCCTACCAGTCATTGCGCGGAGTGCAGTTGGTGGTGGCTGCTACCGTAGCTGCTGAATTGGGTGACCTGCGCCGCTTCGACAATCCCCGCCAACTGTCGGCCTATGTCGGTCTGGTCCCGAGTGAGCATTCCAGCGGGGCCAGTACAAGACGTGGAGGCATCACCAAAACCGGCAACGTCCATGTGCGTCGTATATTGGTCGAAGCCGCTTGGGCCTATCGCCTGCCGCCACGGGTGTCGCGCATCATCCGCTTGCGGCAGGAGAACCTGCCATCGGCGATCAACGAGATTTCCTGGCAGGCGCAACTGCGTCTCTGTGGGCGTTATCGGCGGCTTATGGCGTCCGGCAAGTGCAAGCAACAAACGGTCACCGCCATTGCTCGTGAACTTTTGGGCTACCTCTGGGCCATCGCGAAGGAGGTCAGGGTCGGCTAA
- a CDS encoding S1 family peptidase: MHQRLADSIFRIVCGQSSGSGFSFRSDAIVITNHHVIEAHLVAGQPIIAVTEGGQQFQTKLLSHSDKSQYDFAILEIRGPLPAGRNVLLPKPNQSTSRGERIAFAGFPHGIHDLLVHEAIISGPVNDHAFYIDGSVNGGNSGGPIVDVNTGGIIGIVTQRRFLGGQSLQQLGLQVSQLSQQCAGIANRGSVQIMGIDFGGFANMMAQGFGAMSQVIEANANSGIGIGFKIEFVNQEFERLGLK, from the coding sequence ATGCACCAAAGACTTGCAGATTCAATCTTTAGAATAGTATGTGGTCAAAGCTCAGGAAGTGGCTTTAGTTTCCGAAGTGATGCCATCGTTATTACTAACCATCATGTTATTGAGGCACATTTAGTTGCAGGCCAACCAATTATTGCCGTAACTGAAGGTGGGCAACAATTTCAAACTAAACTTCTGAGCCACTCCGATAAAAGTCAGTATGACTTTGCTATTTTGGAGATCCGGGGTCCCTTACCTGCTGGTCGTAATGTATTGCTTCCGAAACCAAATCAATCAACAAGTCGTGGTGAACGAATAGCCTTTGCAGGGTTTCCTCATGGCATACATGACTTATTAGTTCATGAAGCAATTATTTCTGGGCCTGTTAACGATCATGCTTTCTATATAGATGGTTCTGTAAATGGTGGCAACTCTGGCGGACCCATCGTAGACGTTAATACCGGCGGAATTATTGGTATTGTGACACAGCGGCGTTTTCTTGGCGGGCAATCACTCCAGCAGTTAGGACTGCAAGTATCTCAACTTTCTCAGCAATGTGCAGGCATAGCGAATCGTGGCTCTGTTCAAATCATGGGTATCGATTTTGGTGGGTTCGCAAACATGATGGCTCAAGGGTTTGGGGCAATGTCACAGGTTATCGAAGCTAATGCCAATTCAGGTATTGGCATTGGTTTTAAAATTGAATTTGTAAACCAAGAGTTTGAACGACTTGGTTTGAAATAA
- a CDS encoding DUF4145 domain-containing protein: MSEIVATCPRCKAKEITFDLLTDIPLYVKYKWQYWFEAFCVCRACNRSTIFVLSQRDINDKVEIKNGLSSYSRAVNQIVKIEGHISLKDIAAEQPPEHLPKQIEAAFREGAACMAIACHNAAATMFRLCIDLATKDMLPVEEVEGLNRSTRRNLGLRLPWLFDNGLLPEALRELSTCIKDNGNDGAHDGTLGEEDAADILDFTFVLLERIYTEQKRIELAKERRNARR; this comes from the coding sequence GTGTCAGAAATAGTAGCTACTTGTCCCCGGTGCAAAGCCAAAGAAATTACCTTTGACCTGCTCACAGACATTCCTCTATACGTCAAATATAAATGGCAATACTGGTTTGAAGCTTTTTGTGTATGTCGGGCCTGCAACAGGTCTACTATTTTCGTCTTAAGCCAAAGAGACATAAACGATAAGGTGGAAATCAAAAATGGTCTTTCAAGCTACAGTAGGGCAGTCAATCAAATTGTCAAAATTGAAGGCCACATATCCCTCAAAGACATTGCCGCAGAACAGCCACCAGAACACCTTCCTAAACAAATTGAAGCAGCTTTCCGAGAGGGAGCAGCATGCATGGCAATCGCCTGCCACAATGCAGCAGCAACAATGTTTAGGCTCTGTATAGACCTTGCAACAAAAGACATGCTCCCCGTAGAAGAAGTTGAAGGCCTGAATCGAAGCACCAGAAGAAATCTTGGCTTGAGGCTGCCCTGGCTTTTTGACAATGGGCTACTCCCTGAGGCTCTTCGCGAACTATCAACATGCATAAAAGACAATGGAAACGACGGTGCACACGATGGCACTTTAGGCGAAGAAGACGCTGCCGACATCCTTGATTTCACCTTTGTTCTCCTTGAACGAATTTATACAGAACAAAAACGAATTGAACTTGCAAAAGAAAGAAGAAACGCTCGGCGTTAA